The Lysobacter sp. genome includes a window with the following:
- a CDS encoding SMR domain protein, giving the protein MSARDRKPEKTRVVELPACVDDADVDDAELFRSAIGPVRELPAAPTGPQKPRPKPDARMRDRDEADARSEFQRALDASPLLAGDVSSYRRDNVPKGVLQRLARGEYAAQDELDLHHVNATTAEAMLRQFIKEAFETGMGCVRVIHGKGLNSPDGVPTIKNLVDRMLRHRSDVLAFHSAPPAQGGTGAVLVLLGRR; this is encoded by the coding sequence CGTCGAGCTGCCTGCCTGCGTCGACGATGCCGACGTCGATGATGCCGAGCTGTTCCGTTCGGCGATCGGCCCGGTGCGCGAGCTTCCGGCAGCGCCGACCGGTCCGCAGAAACCCAGGCCGAAGCCCGACGCACGCATGCGCGATCGCGACGAGGCCGATGCGCGCAGCGAATTCCAGCGCGCACTGGACGCTTCGCCGCTGTTGGCCGGAGACGTGTCGAGCTATCGCCGCGACAACGTGCCCAAAGGCGTGCTGCAGCGACTGGCGCGCGGCGAGTACGCGGCCCAGGACGAACTCGATCTGCACCACGTCAACGCCACGACCGCCGAAGCAATGCTGCGGCAGTTCATCAAGGAGGCCTTCGAGACGGGCATGGGCTGCGTCCGGGTGATCCACGGCAAGGGCCTGAACTCGCCCGACGGCGTGCCGACGATCAAGAATCTGGTCGACCGCATGCTGCGTCACCGCAGCGACGTGTTGGCGTTCCACTCGGCGCCGCCCGCGCAGGGCGGCACCGGCGCGGTGCTGGTGCTGCTGGGCCGGCGCTGA
- the truD gene encoding tRNA pseudouridine(13) synthase TruD: MAQARAHGEAVLTARIRSVPEDFAVEEIDAFDASGAGEHLLLTVEKRGMNTAFAAKRIAAWAGVAESAIGYAGLKDRHALTRQRFSVWIPKKIAPDIDALQSEDLRVLDAQWHARKLPRGALAGNRFVLALREVEGDPEAIETRLRAIAERGVPNYFGEQRFGRGGDNVSKALSMFAGRRVAREERGHLLSAARSELFNRVLGARVGTACWDSGLDGEVWMLDGSRSVFGPEPWSEALAERLARFDIHPSGPLWGRGELRSQGEARALELAALEGVPLDALRAGLERAGLDQERRALRLRPQSLAFDWPEPRTLVLRFGLPAGCYATTVLAELGTIVADPGRD, translated from the coding sequence GTGGCGCAGGCGCGCGCGCACGGCGAAGCGGTGCTGACTGCGCGCATCCGCAGCGTGCCGGAAGATTTCGCGGTCGAGGAAATCGACGCCTTCGACGCCAGCGGCGCGGGCGAACACCTTCTGCTGACCGTCGAGAAGCGCGGAATGAACACCGCGTTCGCGGCCAAGCGCATCGCCGCATGGGCGGGCGTCGCCGAGTCCGCGATCGGTTATGCGGGCCTGAAGGATCGCCATGCCTTGACGCGACAGCGCTTCAGCGTGTGGATCCCGAAGAAGATCGCGCCGGATATCGATGCATTGCAGTCCGAGGACCTGCGGGTGCTCGACGCGCAATGGCATGCGCGCAAATTGCCGCGCGGCGCGCTTGCCGGCAATCGTTTCGTACTGGCGCTGCGCGAGGTCGAAGGCGATCCCGAGGCGATCGAAACCCGGCTGCGCGCGATCGCCGAACGCGGCGTGCCCAACTATTTCGGCGAACAGCGCTTCGGACGCGGCGGCGACAATGTGTCCAAGGCGCTGTCGATGTTCGCCGGCCGGCGCGTGGCGCGCGAGGAGCGCGGCCATCTGCTGTCGGCGGCGCGCTCCGAACTGTTCAATCGCGTGCTCGGCGCACGGGTCGGGACGGCCTGCTGGGACAGCGGTCTCGACGGCGAAGTGTGGATGCTCGACGGCAGCCGCAGCGTGTTCGGTCCGGAGCCCTGGAGCGAAGCGCTTGCGGAGCGATTGGCGCGGTTCGATATCCACCCCAGCGGTCCGCTCTGGGGTCGCGGCGAATTGCGCAGTCAGGGCGAGGCGCGGGCCTTGGAGCTGGCGGCGCTCGAAGGCGTGCCGCTCGACGCCCTGCGTGCGGGTCTTGAGCGCGCCGGCTTGGACCAGGAGCGTCGCGCGCTGCGGCTGAGGCCGCAGTCGCTGGCGTTCGATTGGCCGGAACCGCGCACGCTGGTGCTGCGCTTCGGACTGCCGGCCGGGTGCTACGCCACCACCGTGCTGGCCGAGTTGGGCACGATCGTTGCCGACCCCGGGCGCGACTGA